In the Nitrospirota bacterium genome, GAAGCCTAACTCGGCTCTCCGGAAGGTAGCCCGCGTGAGGCTCACGAATGGCATGGAGGTCACGACGTATATCCCCGGTGTCGGTCACAACCTCCAGGAGCACTCTATCGTATTGATCCGCGGCGGCAGGGTGAAGGACCTTCCCGGCGTACGGTATCATATTGTCCGCGGCACATTGGATACGGTCGGGGTTGCCAATCGCAAGCAGGGCCGGTCGAAATACGGTGCAAAGAGGCCGAAGTAGGTCGCAAGGTCAGGAGAAGGACAAAAGGACGAAGATATGCCGAGAAAAAGCGTCGTAGTAAAAAGGGAAGCATTACCGGATCCAAAATACAACAGCAAGATGCTGGCGAAGTTTGTGAACGTGCTGATGCGCAAAGGCAAGAAGAGCACGGCAGAGGCGATCTGCTACAAGGCGCTCGACCGCATTCAAGAGAAGACGAAGGGCGATCCGATCGCCATTTTTAAGAAGGCAATAGACAATTTGAAGCCCACGCTCGAGGTAAAGTCGCGCCGTGTGGGCGGCGCCTCGTATCAGGTGCCGATCGAGGTCAAGCAGCCGCGCAGGATGTCACTGGCCTACCGGTGGCTCAGGCTCTACGCGTCGCAGCGGCCGGAAAAATCCATGGTTGAAAAACTCGCCGGCGAGATCCTTGACGCATCGAACAATACCGGCGCAGCAGTAAAGAAGAAAGAAGACGTCCACCGTATGGCAGAGGCCAATAAAGCCTTCGCCCACTATCGTTGGTAAGGTGCATATCTAGAAGCGGAGGAAGTTTTGGCTAGGCAGTATTCACTCGAAAATACCCGCAACATCGGTATCATGGCTCATATCGACGCCGGTAAAACGACGACGACGGAGCGCATTCTTTACTACACCGGTGTTTCTTATAAGATCGGCGAAGTGCACGACGGTACTGCGGTCATGGACTGGATGGTTCAGGAGCAGGAGCGCGGCATCACGATCACCTCTGCTGCGACGACCTGTTTCTGGCGGGACAAGCGCATCAATATCATCGACACGCCGGGTCACGTGGACTTTACCATCGAGGTGGAGCGTTCGCTTCGCGTGCTCGACGGCGCGGTTGCCGCTTTCGATTCCGTGAGCGGTGTGGAGCCCCAGTCCGAGACGGTCTGGCG is a window encoding:
- a CDS encoding GTP-binding protein — translated: MARQYSLENTRNIGIMAHIDAGKTTTTERILYYTGVSYKIGEVHDGTAVMDWMVQEQERGITITSAATTCFWRDKRINIIDTPGHVDFTIEVERSLRVLDGAVAAFDSVSGVEPQSETVWRQADKYKVPRIAFMNKMDRIGADFYMSVQSMADRLGANAVPIQLPIGAEDKFRGCIDLVKMKAVLFDDETLGAKYVVEDIPADLLPKAKEYREKMIEKIADADDTVMEKFLN
- the rpsL gene encoding 30S ribosomal protein S12 — its product is MPTISQLVRKGRTLAASKTKSPALKSCPQKRGVCIRVYTTTPKKPNSALRKVARVRLTNGMEVTTYIPGVGHNLQEHSIVLIRGGRVKDLPGVRYHIVRGTLDTVGVANRKQGRSKYGAKRPK
- the rpsG gene encoding 30S ribosomal protein S7, coding for MPRKSVVVKREALPDPKYNSKMLAKFVNVLMRKGKKSTAEAICYKALDRIQEKTKGDPIAIFKKAIDNLKPTLEVKSRRVGGASYQVPIEVKQPRRMSLAYRWLRLYASQRPEKSMVEKLAGEILDASNNTGAAVKKKEDVHRMAEANKAFAHYRW